The sequence AAAATTAATTCagtgattttttatatatttcttttcgattgttttgtatttattttgtgtCATGTGCTGAGAAAGGGATTCGTTGATGGACATCAACCGAAAAAAATAGTGTGGGGGAAAGGTACGTAGTCACAATGCTAAATGTGGAACTTGACATATTGCATCATCAATTTGTTCAGTGTGTACTAACTAGTAATTACCTCCCCCAAcaacattttcaaaatattttaatcttAACATAGATGTTTGTGGGATGACTTATAgctcaataaataaattttagttTAATCTTTGTtgtacttaaatgttgaagtGGCTAATTCTTATTGGTGGATATCAACATGTCAAGTTGGGTTGGAGTAGCTACAGGTCACGTGTTCGATTTCATCTTTCCCAAATATGATTATatcactaaaaaaaacctcGAGttacataaaagaaaaagtaaaaaaatgtaaaagaaaatttaaatgaaaagtGCATTGACTTATGGTCTCAAGTTTCTCATTCTCATGACACTTTGATAGTGTATGAGAGATTTAGATTATTGCTTcgtatttataaaaaagaaaaagaaaaaaggactgGGCTTGGATCCCATACAGCCCACGATTATGTTCCGGCCCAATCTTGAAGGTGCAGGAGCATTTAAGCTGGACCATAACAGTAGGCAAGACAGCCTCCAAGTCGTGCGCGGGAACACAATTCCACGAATTCCCGCCAATTGAAACCCAAAATTCCCAAACACGGTTCATTTCCCTCCTCCACTAtataaaccctagccccataCCCCACGCACTCAAACCCTCAAAATCTCCTGCACCTATTTTCCCCCCAAAAGGAAACCCTAACCCCAATCAAGAATCCGTACACCTCCACGACCCGGAAGCGATGTTGGAGCTCCGACTGGTTCAGGGGTCGCTGCTGAAGAAGGTTCTTGAGTCCATCAAGGACCTCGTCAACGACGCCAACTTCGATTGCTCCGCCACTGGCTTCTCCCTCCAGGCCATGGATTCCAGCCACGTGGCGCTGGTGGCGCTGCTGCTCAGATCCGAGGGCTTCGAGCACTACCGCTGCGACCGCAATATCTCCATGGGCATGAACCTCACCAACATGTCCAAGATGCTGAAATGCGCCGGAAATGATGACATCATCACTATCAAGGCTGACGATGGCAGCGATACTGTCACCTTCATGTTCGAAAGCCCCAGTATgctcctcttctttctttcatttcatttttgctgttaaatttgttttcttttggctgGTAAtgcttgtttgtttttctattaaccttgaatttttgtaaatcttgttttttgttgttgaatgcGATAAATtgttggaaaacaaaagaaacatgaCCTGCAAGTCTTGAAATTGAAGCGAAACTGAATTTGATAGCCTGATAGTGTTTGGTTGGAAATTTTGGCCTTTTTGTTAAGTCAGAATTATATATCATCGCTATAAAGTGTTGTATAAAGGTACACTGGGTTTGTTTCTGTTAATTTGATCCTGGCCGAGGTTTATCATTTCATACCTATCTAGGTTCTGATAGAGTTTTGTTTACATGCCCCTGCCATGGTTGTTCTGTACTTCAATGCAAGGTAGTAATTACTGATATTGATTGTAAAGTGGagggtttggaaatttgtAACTATTGATattgagagaaaataaacaGAAATGATGAAATTTATAATGAAGTGGACAGAAAGAAATGTAGGGAGACATTATCCAACAGTGGTAGTTGTAAGAAatgttttaaagaaattttgatTATGTGACGGCTTGTTACTGTGCTTCAATATTGTTTTCTAAGTGATGTATTTTGTTCTTTGGGTAATGGATCACAGCACAAgataaaatttctgattttgagATGAAGCTGATGGACATTGATAGTGAGCACCTTGGAATTCCGGAGGCAGAATACCATGCTATTGTTAAGATGCCTTCAGCTGAGTTTGCTAGGATATGTAAAGACCTCAGTGGCATTGGTGATACAGGTACTGTTAACTTCTGTCCCCTTAGAATATTCATGATTCACCAAATTTGGAATGTTGACTTTGAGTAATGGGTTGATGTTGCTTACAGTTGTGATATCTGTGACCAAGGAGGGTGTGAAGTTCTCTACAAGAGGGGATATTGGCACTGCTAACATCGTCTGTAGGCAGAACACTACAGTTGACAAGGTATTGCTGTTGTATCCCTGTAATTATGTGACTCCTCACAAAAACATTAATGTACAAGCTGTGTGGTATTTGGTATTGCAATCCAATGTCTAACTctgtttcttttcctttcaaatttttgggaaTTGCAGCCTGAAGAAGCAACAGTTATTGATATGAATGAGCCAGTTTCATTGACATTTGCTCTGAGGTACATGAATTCCTTCACAAAAGCGACCACATTGTCGAACACAGTTACAATCAGCCTGTCTTCTGAACTTCCGGTTGTGGTTGAGTACAAGATTGCAGAGATGGGCTACATCAGGTTCTACTTGGCTCCTAAGatagaagaagatgaagatgagacGAAGCCTGAAGTTTGAGTGTTATGCCACGGCAGAGGCATATACTTTGTTTACTTGAACTGCACTGTTTAAAAATCCATGTAGAGGATTTTTTGTCATATACGCTTCAATTCGAAGTTTTCCTTGCTTTCTCTGTGAATGAGTTGGCAAATCTGTAGTTTAGGAATCTTCAAATCTATTAGGTTCTGTGTTGTAGGTTTTTAATTGAAAACGTTGTTCTTTCTCctctccttttcctttttttgggttcgtGTTTGATTTGTGGTTATATAATCAAATGAACTCTGCAACTGCTCACAGATAATGGTGCCTAGTAGCTATGTGAAGGTAAAAGTTTCATGTATAATTAAATCATCATATAATCTTTCATTGATTGTCAAAATTGAAGAATGATACACAGAATTAGAACACCAAATCCTGCTAAGGCTTAAAAGTAAATGATTCAAATTCCTCTGTTGACAACCCTAGAATGAACAGCAATAAAATTGAGCTAGCACCTCAGGGATCAAGCT comes from Prunus dulcis chromosome 6, ALMONDv2, whole genome shotgun sequence and encodes:
- the LOC117632382 gene encoding proliferating cell nuclear antigen; translated protein: MLELRLVQGSLLKKVLESIKDLVNDANFDCSATGFSLQAMDSSHVALVALLLRSEGFEHYRCDRNISMGMNLTNMSKMLKCAGNDDIITIKADDGSDTVTFMFESPTQDKISDFEMKLMDIDSEHLGIPEAEYHAIVKMPSAEFARICKDLSGIGDTVVISVTKEGVKFSTRGDIGTANIVCRQNTTVDKPEEATVIDMNEPVSLTFALRYMNSFTKATTLSNTVTISLSSELPVVVEYKIAEMGYIRFYLAPKIEEDEDETKPEV